TTGAAATTATTAAACGATTTTTGCAATTTAAATATTTCATCCACCTACTTAGAAAAAATGTCATCTCTTTTAGGAGCTGATTGTGCATTTTTTATTCATAATACACCCGTCTTCGCTTCAGGAACAGGAAATATATTTGAACCTATCTCTCTTTCATTAAAAGATTATTATCTGTGTTTAATAAAACCTGAGATTATAATTTCTACCTCAGAAGCTTATTCCATGATAAAACCTTCACAACCAAAATTATCTTTGAAAAAAATAATTTCTCAACCTATAGAAGAATGGAAAGATTTAATGGTAAATGATTTCGAAAAAAATGTTTTCATCCGGCATCCTGTAATTGAAGCTATCAAGAATACTTTATATGAAGAAGGGGCACTTTATGCATCCATGTCGGGTTCTGGTTCTTCGGTTTTCGGAATATTTAAAACTCCCGTCCATATAAAAGAAAAATTTTCTTCCTGTTTTGTATGGGAAGGAAAACTGGAATAACTGTTTAATTTATTTACTATATTCACATGAACAAAAAAACTTTTTTTAGCACATTACTTTTATTATTACATATTTTCTCTTATGCAGAAGATATAAAAGTAATCCATTACAGACATGCAGGACCTATAGAAATTAAAAAACCTATTCTTGCAGATAGTCTGAATATAAACGGCCAAAAATTCGAAATTAAGGATTTGTTAAAAACAAATTTGTCTTTTTCTCTTGTGTCGGAAAGCGAGCAGATTTTAACTGCTGACACAGCAGGCTATATTGCCTTACCCGCTTCTGAACAATCTTTTGATTTGCATTTATTTTCTTTCTATTTAAACACAAATCAATATGTCAAAGGAACACTGGAAATTTTCAGTCCGGGAATGTTTGAAATATATGTAAACGGAAAGAAAGAAGGTAGTAAAACTACCCGGGAAGAATCTATTGAAAAAAGCGGATCGACCTCTATAAATTTGAAAATGGAACCTTACCGGTACGAAATCATTATTAAGTACCTGGCATCTAAAGAAGATAACTGTCCACCTGTACTTAAAACGATATTTAAAACAAAAGAAAATGCCCATATTGTTGCCACAACAAATCCGGAAAAAAATTATTCCCTTTATAACATTTTAAACGGCATAAACTTTAGAGATATTAGTCTTTCTCCTAATGGTAAATATGCAATTATTAAATATATAGAAACTTTTCCAGGAGGCAAATCAGTTTCGTATACTGACGTTATGGAACCGGCAAGCGGCCATTTGCTTATGCATCAAACCGGAGAAGTTAAAAACGTAAGTTGGATGCCTAGTAGCAACCTTTTATACTATACCCGTCAGGGAATGAAAGGAAAAGAACTTGTTACTATCAATCCGGAAAATATGGAAGAGAATGTATTATCTGAAAATTTACCGGAAGGATACTTCAGGTTTTCTCCAGATGAAACGTTTTTAATTTTTTCCATTCAAGAAGAAGGTCCTAAAGAGAAAAAGGACATTATGAGAGTAATAGAACCTGACGATCGTCAACCAGGATGGCGTAACCGGACATTCCTATACCGGTATGATTTAAAAAACGGATTATTCGAACAACTTATATTCGGCCATACTAGTACTTATCTAAATGATATTAGTACAGATAGTCAGTATCTTCTTTTCAGTACTAGTCAACGAGAACTTACTTCCCGGCCGTTTAGCCGAGGCTCCCTTTACCAGCTTAATCTTCAAACTATGGTAATCGATACAATCTGGGAAAATCAAAAATTCTTATACGGAGCTCAATTTTCACCCGATGCCAAACAATTACTTGTCCAAGCTGCAGCTGAAGCCTTTGACGGTATAGGACTGAATATTAACGAAGGACAACAAAGTAATTCTTACGACGGACAATTGTTTATTATGAATCTGGCTAACAAAAAAGTTACTCCACTAACAAAAGATTTTGATCCTGCCATAGTAAATGCCACTTGGAATAAGTTCGACAATCAAATTTATTTCACGGCAGAAGATAAAGATTATCAACATATCTTTCGTTGTAACCCTTCCTCCGGGAAAATCACCCCAATAAATACACCTGAAGAAGTAGTATCCGGTACATCTTTAGCAGAAAACGCGCCTATATTAATGTATTACGGGCAAAGTGTTTCCAATGCAAACCGCTTATACCTCTATAACTTAAAAACGAATAAATCACATATTTTAGAAGACCTTTCCACAGAAAGATTGAAAAATGTAATTTTAGGAGAAGTACATGATTGGAACTTCGTTTCAGACCAAGGAACTACAATCACTGGCCGTTATTACTTACCTCCACACTTCGACTCGGCAAAAAAATATCCGATGATCGTTTATTATTATGGAGGTACCTCCCCTACTAACCGGATGCTTGAAAGTAGATACTCCATGCATCTGTATGCAGCATTAGGGTATGTAGTATATACGTTAAATCCAAGTGGTACTACTGGTTTTGGTCAAGAATTTGCGGCCCGGCACGTAAATGCCTGGGGCAAAATCACAGCAGACGAGATTATTAAAGGAACCAAATTATTCTGTAAAGAGCATACTTTTGTAAACCCCAATAAAATAGGATGTATAGGGGCTTCTTATGGAGGCTTTATGACTCAATATTTGCAGACCCGAACAGATTTATTCGCTGCGGCAGTATCCCATGCCGGAATCAGTTCCATTGCCAGTTACTGGGGTGAAGGATATTGGGGATATTCTTATAGCCAAGCAGCAAGTGCAAACAGTTATCCGTGGAATAATCCCGAATTATATACCAAACAAAGTCCTTTATATAATGCCGACAAAATCAAGACTCCATTGCTCTTATTACATGGAAATGCAGATACAAACGTTCCTATTGGTGAAAGTATTCAAATGTTTACCGCATTAAAATTACTAGGGAAAACAGTTGAGTTCATCCAAGTCGACGGAGAAAATCATGGTATTACGAATTATGATAAACGAATTGCATGGAACAATACTATTTTCGCTTGGTTTGCCAAATGGTTAAAGAATGAACCGGAATGGTGGAATGAACTTTATCCGGAAAGGAATTTATAATCTCTTTCCATTATTCACCCAATAAAATTATAAAGGAGGTGCTGTTACGACCTCCTTTATAAACCTTTCTAAGATAGTATTATTATCCTTTATATTTCACCGCAAATGAAATCTTTTATAGTTATTACTATTATTATAGGGTTATCTCCTTTCATTTTTTCCTGTCATCATAAACAGGAAGAACCAACATCTCAAACAACCATAGATTTACCTCAAATTTTACAACGAGGTGAACTTACAGCTATCACTTTATACAGTTCTACTTCCTATTTTCAATATAAAATGCAAAATATGGGATATGAGTACGAACTCATCAATGCTTTTGCCCGTTCTAAAGGATTAAAGCTCCATATAAAAGTAGCAGAAAATATTACTCGCCTTACTGAAATGCTAGAAAACGGAGAAGGAGATATTATTGCCTATCCTATTACTATCACCAATGAATCAAAAGACAAATTTAAATTTTGCGGTCCCGAACAAACTTCAAGTCAAATATTAGTCCAAAGAGCCAATAAAGGAGATACGTTACTTACAAATGTAACTCAATTATTAGGAAAAAAAGTGTATGTAAAACAGGGCACTATTTACCACGACCGTTTAAAAAACCTCAACACAGAACTAGGAGGAGGCATTGAAATAGAAAATATAAAAAAAGATACTATTACAACCGAAGACTTAATTGAGATGGTTTCTCAGGGAATTATTCCTTATACGGTAAGTGATGAAAATACGGCAAAATTAAATAGAACCTATTTCTGGAATATCGATATACGTATGAATATAAGTTTTCCTCAGCGCTCATCGTGGGTAGTAAGAAAAAGTAGCCAACAATTAGCGGATGCAATCAATCAATGGGCCAACGAAAAAAAGAATCAACCTACCTATCGGGCTATTATCAAACGATATTTCGAACTTAGCAAACAACCTATCCAAATTGCTATGTCTGAAGTAAAAAACGGAGTAATCTCGTCTTTTGATCCGATCTTTAAAAAATATGCACCTCTTATCGGGTGGGACTGGCAATTATTAGCCTCTATTTCTTATCAAGAATCTCATTTCGACCCTCACGTAGTTTCCTGGGCCGGTGCAGAAGGATTAATGGGTATTATGCCTAATACAGCTAAAGGTCTTGGGGTAACTCCTCACGAATTAAAAGATCCTGATATAGGAATCCGTACAGGTGTAGAATGCCTCCGTCGTTTTAACCAAGGCTTTTCCTCCATAGAAAATTCCCATGAAAAGATAAAATTTACACTTGCTGCTTACAATGCCGGTATCGGCCATATATATGATGCCCGTAAACTAGCAGAAAAATATGGAAAAAATCCTGATGTTTGGGATAATAATGTAGATGAATTTATTCGTTTAAAAAACGATCCTTTTTATTACAATGATTCGGTTTGTAAACACGGTTACCTACGAGGATCGGAAACCTATCGATATGTGAAAGAAGTTATCGCCCGATATGAATACTACAAAGAAAAAACAAAGAATTAAATAAATTGCTTTTGATACAAAAAAATATCCGTTCTATTCTCACGAACGGAACGGATAACTAATCTAACTTAAAATCTAATACCATGAAAAACACGCTACATAGATAACAAACCTATTATCAATTAGTTTAGAATCAAAAGCGGACAGGCATATGGTTAAATGTAGAAAGAATACTAATCTTTTCTCTCCAGATATACTGTTTATTCTAAAATATAGAGTATCTTTGTAATCTAATTATTTAAGAATTATTAGGTTATCTATCTTTATAAATCAGACAGTAAACAATCAATGAAAACTCAAAAACAAATCGTTAAAGAGCTTATTTCCTTACAACTAGAATGTCTTCGTAAAATGGATCAATTTGAATCTGTTGGAATTACTATTAATCTTTTTGGTAATTATGAATTACTGAATAAAGCTCTCGACTTAATTGGTTTCCCAGAAGATAACACTGTAGAATTTGATCTATCCGCTCTTAACGGACAACAGACGATTTCTGGTAAAAGGACAGATTTCGACAATATTTTTTGCCGGGACTATTTGTATGATAATTCGTTTTTCGATGGAGATACTTATCAATTTAAAACTGTTGACGAATATGTAGATTGGTTATATCAAGAAGTAAGAAGAATTCATACGGAAGGAGCTTCGATAATAAATTCCAAGCATTTTTCAGGAGTTTCTCTGAATTAATAGAATTTTTAAAAGAAGAGACAAAAGGGTAGCTATTTCAGTAGAATAGCACCCTTTTTATATTTTTCACAGAGAATAAATTAGAGTCGCTTTTTCTTTTTTACCGGCTCCTTTATAGCTTCCTTAAACTTAGGAGAGACTTTAAAGCGAGGCACTTTATCTTTTTCAAGCACTATAGAATCTTGTTTTGCGTTCTTCTTTTTCATAGTAGTAGAATTTGAAACAAAGAACGAACCAAACCCCATAATAGATACCGGTTCACCTTTTCGTAAAGTTTTTTCAACAACTTTTATAAATGCATCCAATAATTTAGCCGTATCAGCACTTGAAAGCTTTGTTTCGAGCGACATACTATATATCAATTCTTTCTTTGTCATACAATCATTTGTTAGGTTATTTGTTATTTATGTTGTTCATGAGTGATGTAATCATTGCCGCCATGGAAGTGGACGATGAACCTATACTTAAAATTTCCGATAAACTTGTTTTAGGTTGCTGGTCTCTCCTAGTCTTCATCGGAACAATTATTTCCGCCCCAGCTTCTACTTTAGGATACTTTTTAAAGAACAAACCTATTCTTTTGGTCGTAGCAACCTTACCATTCATATAAACAACAACAGGATACTTACGAGATACATCCGTATAACCTCCTGCTTGCGACAAATATTCTTTTACTCCCATATTTTTAGAATAAGTTACACTGTTCGCATAATTTACAGCACCACTTATCCTTACCGTACTTTGGAATTGAGGAATAAAAAGTTCATCGTCATCCCGTAATACAATATCATACATACTACCGGGCTGTTCCAATGCTTTTTCCAAATCTATTCCAACCGTATATACATTCATATTTAATAAGGCTATATTCATGGAATCTTTTGCAGATTGTATAGTATTTAAATTAAGAATCGCTTCCATTCTCCTCCGTTCGTCTTCATTTATTCGCCGTTTCAAGCTAGCCCCTCTTATGTAACCGTTTTGAGAAATACCGCCAGCTTTACGGACTAAATCGCTTAAACGTTCATTCTTTTCCGTTAATATATAGGTACCTGCAAATAATATCTCTCCTTTTATCCTAACTTGTTGCTGTACCTGGTATCCCGGAGAAAAACGAACAATCACTTCATCAAACGGATGCAAAATAAACATTTTTTCTCCATGAATGATTTTTAAACTGTCAGAAAGAGTAAAATTAAAAATTTGAGCCGTTTTGTTAGTTATTTCTTTTGTATAAGGATCTTTTAACCGGCGTGCAACTTCCACATTTATCAATGAAGCCGCTTCTTTCAATCCTCCTGCGGCAATAACAGCATCTTCTATTGTCATATTATCTCTAAAAGGAAAAGTAGCAGGCTTGTTAACAGCACCTCTTACTTGAATTGTATAGTTCTCTTGTAAATCAAAAATAGAAGGAATATACAATTCATCTTCCGGTTTGAGAAAAATATCAGAAATTGTACCGTTTAAAATTCCTTTTATATCGATGGCAATGATTTCTTTCGTAAAATCAGGATTTAACCGGCTAAGTTGAGCACGTCCTATAAATTCATCCCCTTTCAAACCACCGGCACTTTCTATCAAATTTTTTATCGTATTAATTTCATCAGACAATTCATATTCTCCCCCACGCCAAACAGCACCACGAATCCGGAGCCTATTTTTAAACATAGGAATAACTGCATCTACTTTCACGTCATCCTTATCCTCCATAACAAAGAGAGAATATTCCTTTTTATCTACTGTAAAAATTTTATAACGTTCAGCAGCTTTTCTGGATACTCGTACGTTATTGATGTATGCATCCCCTGTAAATCCTCCGGCATAATGAATCAAATCGTCTAAAGTTTCTTTGTTTTTCAGTTCAAAAGAACGATTCCGTTTTACTTTACCTGTTATATTTACCAATTTGTCATAAGGCTTAACAATAACCATATCATTATCTTCCAACCGGATGTTCGAATCGAATTTTCCATTCAGTAAATAATCGTATACATCTAATGAAGTTATTTCTTTACTCTTCCTATATACCTTTATGTCTCGCAAAGTACCAATATCATTTACTCCACCAGCCATATAAAGAGCATTAAATA
The genomic region above belongs to Parabacteroides pacaensis and contains:
- the ispE gene encoding 4-(cytidine 5'-diphospho)-2-C-methyl-D-erythritol kinase — protein: MICFPNAKINLGLNIVSKRPDGYHNIETIFYPVPIKDALEVVESKKLTFIQTGIPIDAPLEKNLVMKAYNLLNVQYPLPPLDIHLLKAIPFGAGLGGGSADAAFMLKLLNDFCNLNISSTYLEKMSSLLGADCAFFIHNTPVFASGTGNIFEPISLSLKDYYLCLIKPEIIISTSEAYSMIKPSQPKLSLKKIISQPIEEWKDLMVNDFEKNVFIRHPVIEAIKNTLYEEGALYASMSGSGSSVFGIFKTPVHIKEKFSSCFVWEGKLE
- a CDS encoding S9 family peptidase, producing MNKKTFFSTLLLLLHIFSYAEDIKVIHYRHAGPIEIKKPILADSLNINGQKFEIKDLLKTNLSFSLVSESEQILTADTAGYIALPASEQSFDLHLFSFYLNTNQYVKGTLEIFSPGMFEIYVNGKKEGSKTTREESIEKSGSTSINLKMEPYRYEIIIKYLASKEDNCPPVLKTIFKTKENAHIVATTNPEKNYSLYNILNGINFRDISLSPNGKYAIIKYIETFPGGKSVSYTDVMEPASGHLLMHQTGEVKNVSWMPSSNLLYYTRQGMKGKELVTINPENMEENVLSENLPEGYFRFSPDETFLIFSIQEEGPKEKKDIMRVIEPDDRQPGWRNRTFLYRYDLKNGLFEQLIFGHTSTYLNDISTDSQYLLFSTSQRELTSRPFSRGSLYQLNLQTMVIDTIWENQKFLYGAQFSPDAKQLLVQAAAEAFDGIGLNINEGQQSNSYDGQLFIMNLANKKVTPLTKDFDPAIVNATWNKFDNQIYFTAEDKDYQHIFRCNPSSGKITPINTPEEVVSGTSLAENAPILMYYGQSVSNANRLYLYNLKTNKSHILEDLSTERLKNVILGEVHDWNFVSDQGTTITGRYYLPPHFDSAKKYPMIVYYYGGTSPTNRMLESRYSMHLYAALGYVVYTLNPSGTTGFGQEFAARHVNAWGKITADEIIKGTKLFCKEHTFVNPNKIGCIGASYGGFMTQYLQTRTDLFAAAVSHAGISSIASYWGEGYWGYSYSQAASANSYPWNNPELYTKQSPLYNADKIKTPLLLLHGNADTNVPIGESIQMFTALKLLGKTVEFIQVDGENHGITNYDKRIAWNNTIFAWFAKWLKNEPEWWNELYPERNL
- a CDS encoding MltF family protein, coding for MKSFIVITIIIGLSPFIFSCHHKQEEPTSQTTIDLPQILQRGELTAITLYSSTSYFQYKMQNMGYEYELINAFARSKGLKLHIKVAENITRLTEMLENGEGDIIAYPITITNESKDKFKFCGPEQTSSQILVQRANKGDTLLTNVTQLLGKKVYVKQGTIYHDRLKNLNTELGGGIEIENIKKDTITTEDLIEMVSQGIIPYTVSDENTAKLNRTYFWNIDIRMNISFPQRSSWVVRKSSQQLADAINQWANEKKNQPTYRAIIKRYFELSKQPIQIAMSEVKNGVISSFDPIFKKYAPLIGWDWQLLASISYQESHFDPHVVSWAGAEGLMGIMPNTAKGLGVTPHELKDPDIGIRTGVECLRRFNQGFSSIENSHEKIKFTLAAYNAGIGHIYDARKLAEKYGKNPDVWDNNVDEFIRLKNDPFYYNDSVCKHGYLRGSETYRYVKEVIARYEYYKEKTKN
- a CDS encoding HU family DNA-binding protein yields the protein MTKKELIYSMSLETKLSSADTAKLLDAFIKVVEKTLRKGEPVSIMGFGSFFVSNSTTMKKKNAKQDSIVLEKDKVPRFKVSPKFKEAIKEPVKKKKRL
- a CDS encoding SLBB domain-containing protein — protein: MNVILKKVAVGVWFISNLQAQTVQAGIYTSTITTTQSETKEVHAAVSSSRTVNKDPIVFGKEIFKDKSLSFEPSLNLPTPINYHLSAGDEVIINVWGASEMKYTQTISSDGTIIIPNIGPVPLSGLCVEEAKVKIKHELSRIMAGIDKGNESNTFVNVSLGQIRSIKVNIVGEVVKPGTYTLSSLATLFNALYMAGGVNDIGTLRDIKVYRKSKEITSLDVYDYLLNGKFDSNIRLEDNDMVIVKPYDKLVNITGKVKRNRSFELKNKETLDDLIHYAGGFTGDAYINNVRVSRKAAERYKIFTVDKKEYSLFVMEDKDDVKVDAVIPMFKNRLRIRGAVWRGGEYELSDEINTIKNLIESAGGLKGDEFIGRAQLSRLNPDFTKEIIAIDIKGILNGTISDIFLKPEDELYIPSIFDLQENYTIQVRGAVNKPATFPFRDNMTIEDAVIAAGGLKEAASLINVEVARRLKDPYTKEITNKTAQIFNFTLSDSLKIIHGEKMFILHPFDEVIVRFSPGYQVQQQVRIKGEILFAGTYILTEKNERLSDLVRKAGGISQNGYIRGASLKRRINEDERRRMEAILNLNTIQSAKDSMNIALLNMNVYTVGIDLEKALEQPGSMYDIVLRDDDELFIPQFQSTVRISGAVNYANSVTYSKNMGVKEYLSQAGGYTDVSRKYPVVVYMNGKVATTKRIGLFFKKYPKVEAGAEIIVPMKTRRDQQPKTSLSEILSIGSSSTSMAAMITSLMNNINNK